The following proteins are co-located in the Argopecten irradians isolate NY chromosome 9, Ai_NY, whole genome shotgun sequence genome:
- the LOC138331720 gene encoding uncharacterized protein, which produces MDMSSSDSEFEKENQLPVGNFHINLPADLLADLTASDEELLLNMDSEEIESFAEATASSVANLLKDIPDLTQAAIEELPRVETPVGHTNHNEENLKVEVGQQDIEPKPTKRFKTSTDEEVENLFQSRQAPSTKSNTRWAVKMFQEWNNEVNGYEMDMETVTPEQLANALSKFYVETRPKPTNNSTNDKGQDLVYHRNSLISIRSGINRFLADLHRNIDITRDKEFKTANGVLDGLLKQRTRSGQSKPTKHKEIIEKDDLIKISTYLSGAPTCPIILRHHVWYNLTIHFVTRGMEFHHQLKTNSFSFENDESGEYVTLNVETQQKNHQGGLNSDTGPSDKRMYATGTPSCPVKMLKLLLEKTDKKATNLFNQYKKNAVLAPYSNEIWFTDKGLAKRTFANFLADICKSASVTKIYTPHCLRATAIQFLNDEGYEARHIMFMSSHKSESSLRSYNRTVSTGQKKLLSASLSAITHPNCEQTVSRSPSKHDSGNNVNTDSESALVVAKGNVPLTQNINLQTNLATPNFFTNASFSGCTFNFTK; this is translated from the exons ATGGACATGTCTTCAAGTGACTCGGAGTTCGAGAAGGAAAATCAGCTACCCGTGGGCAATTTTCACATCAATTTACCAGCAGATCTCTTAGCAGACCTCACTGCTAGCGATGAAGAACTTTTACTTAATATGGACTCAGAAGAAATTGAAAGTTTTGCAGAAGCAACGGCAAGTTCAGTCGCAAATCTCTTGAAGGATATACCCGATCTCACTCAAGCAGCGATAGAGGAACTACCAAGAGTAGAAACTCCTGTCGGACATACAAATCATAATGAAGAAAACCTAAAGGTAGAAGTAGGCCAACAAGACATTGAACCTAAACCGACAAAGAGGTTTAAGACTTCAACAGATGAAGAGGTTGAAAACCTTTTCCAATCAAGACAGGCACCTTCTACTAAAAGCAATACAAGATGGGCAGTTAAAATGTTCCAAG AGTGGAACAATGAAGTTAATGGATACGAGATGGATATGGAAACAGTAACACCGGAACAACTGGCAAATGCCTTATCAAAATTTTATGTAGAAACCAGACCGAAACCTACCAACAACTCCACCAACGACAAGGGACAGGACTTGGTTTACCATAGAAACAGTTTGATAAGTATTCGCTCTGGGATCAATAGATTCCTTGCGGATTTACacagaaatatagatatcaCGAGAGATAAAGAATTCAAAACCGCGAACGGTGTACTGGACGGATTATTGAAGCAGAGAACACGCAGTGGCCAATCTAAACCAACAAAACACAAGGAGATAATTGAGAAAGACGATTTAATTAAGATAAGCACTTACCTGTCAGGTGCTCCCACATGTCCCATAATCCTTCGTCACCACGTTTGGTACAACCTCACGATCCATTTTGTGACGAGAGGGATGGAATTCCATCACCAGTTGAAAACTAATTCATTCTCGTTTGAAAACGACGAGAGCGGGGAGTATGTCACATTAAACGTtgaaacacaacaaaaaaaccACCAGGGGGGTTTGAATTCCGATACCGGCCCCTCCGACAAGCGTATGTACGCAACAGGCACACCTAGTTGTCCGGTTAAAATGTTGAAACTGTTGTTGGAAAAAACAGACAAAAAAGCAACTAACCTCTTCAATCAGTATAAAAAGAATGCAGTACTCGCTCCTTACTCCAACGAAATTTGGTTTACCGACAAAGGTCTGGCAAAGAGGACTTTCGCGAACTTTCTAGCCGACATATGTAAATCAGCGTCCGTCACAAAAATTTACACTCCGCACTGTTTGCGAGCTACTGCCATACAATTTCTCAATGACGAAGGGTATGAGGCGAGGCACATAATGTTCATGAGTTCACACAAGTCCGAAAGTTCACTTAGGTCGTATAATCGCACTGTATCAACAGGTCAGAAAAAGTTACTCAGTGCATCACTGTCGGCCATTACACATCCTAACTGTGAACAAACTGTTTCCAGATCCCCATCGAAACATGACTCCGGGAACAACGTGAACACAGATTCAGAATCGGCGCTCGTTGTAGCAAAGGGAAACGTTCCTCTTACACAGAACATAAATCTTCAGACAAACTTGGCTACACCAAATTTCTTCACCAACGCATCATTTTCTGGGTGCACCTTTAACTTCACCAAGTGA